A stretch of Aureispira sp. CCB-E DNA encodes these proteins:
- a CDS encoding response regulator, producing MKKGSMEQNNHTGDEYQEVIFKNTYCLSIGVSAIGFLVNALYLQNFTIANLALLYAFLLSCVYYFNRNKNVQLGIHSFIILSLVTINISWFFTNGLSGSSPFMFIIFSIMVTSMVSLKNFLYFLALIVGNILALILIQQYYPSIVINTSLSTQNIDLAFLTVITILLSNAAIVYFKVIDRKRQTTLKEKNLNLITSKKELELAKEKAEEANEVKSNFLSVMSHEIRTPLNAILGISNLLNQYQYDSQEKTELVDALSNSTHDLLNLLNDVLEFNKLEMGHIELELAGINILNLLKDIKRNFLKKAQSKNNQIIINTIGKIPPSILVDEPKLRQVFNNLLSNAIKYTSSGTIEINIQHLQSSENKTSLLFEVKDTGIGIPVDHHHKIFQEFNPIPLTKKRSSDGLGLGLTITAGLLQLMDSRIQVESNPNQGTRFYFTLECSTPPAENIPSPTEDNIDDAKILIVEDNKTNVLVLTHFLKKWGIAYEIAWNGLEALSYFQEDSFSLILMDMQMPVMDGFEATAAIRKDDYTIPIIALTASATSHEKEKAKTAGVNDYITKPFDPKHLLRVIQKYTLLAE from the coding sequence TTGAAGAAGGGATCAATGGAACAAAACAATCATACAGGGGATGAATACCAAGAGGTAATCTTTAAGAATACCTACTGCCTTAGTATAGGGGTATCTGCCATTGGTTTTTTGGTCAATGCACTATATCTCCAAAATTTCACGATTGCCAACTTAGCTCTTCTATATGCCTTTTTATTGTCTTGTGTCTATTATTTTAATCGAAACAAGAATGTTCAATTGGGTATCCATTCCTTTATCATACTTTCTTTAGTTACCATCAATATTTCTTGGTTTTTCACCAACGGCTTATCAGGATCTTCTCCTTTTATGTTTATCATATTTTCTATTATGGTAACGAGTATGGTATCGCTGAAAAATTTTCTTTATTTCTTAGCACTTATTGTTGGTAATATTCTTGCATTGATACTCATTCAGCAGTATTACCCATCTATTGTCATCAATACTAGCCTTTCTACCCAAAACATAGATTTAGCATTTTTAACTGTCATCACTATTTTATTGTCTAATGCAGCCATTGTCTATTTCAAAGTCATTGATAGAAAAAGACAAACTACACTAAAAGAAAAAAATCTTAATCTGATTACTTCTAAGAAAGAACTAGAATTAGCAAAGGAAAAAGCCGAAGAAGCCAATGAGGTTAAATCTAATTTTCTGTCGGTTATGAGCCATGAAATTCGAACTCCTCTGAATGCTATTTTAGGGATTTCAAATTTACTCAATCAGTATCAATATGATAGTCAAGAAAAAACCGAACTAGTTGATGCTCTTAGCAATTCTACACACGATTTGTTAAACTTACTCAATGATGTATTAGAGTTTAATAAATTGGAAATGGGACATATTGAGCTAGAACTAGCTGGTATCAACATCTTGAATTTGCTCAAAGATATCAAGCGAAATTTCTTAAAAAAAGCTCAATCTAAAAATAACCAAATTATCATTAATACAATTGGCAAGATACCTCCTTCTATCTTAGTTGACGAACCCAAACTACGCCAAGTATTCAACAATCTTCTTTCTAATGCGATAAAATATACTTCTTCTGGAACAATAGAGATCAATATTCAACACCTTCAATCATCTGAAAATAAAACAAGTTTGTTGTTTGAAGTCAAAGATACGGGCATTGGAATTCCTGTAGATCATCATCATAAAATTTTCCAAGAATTTAATCCTATTCCCTTAACTAAAAAACGCAGTTCAGATGGTCTTGGATTAGGACTAACAATTACTGCGGGATTATTGCAACTCATGGACAGTCGCATACAGGTTGAGAGTAATCCTAATCAAGGAACACGTTTTTACTTTACCTTAGAGTGTTCAACGCCACCTGCTGAAAATATTCCTAGCCCAACGGAAGACAATATTGACGATGCCAAAATACTTATAGTAGAGGATAACAAAACCAATGTTTTGGTATTGACTCACTTTTTAAAAAAATGGGGTATTGCTTACGAAATAGCTTGGAATGGTCTAGAGGCACTTTCTTATTTTCAAGAAGATTCCTTTAGCCTTATTCTAATGGACATGCAAATGCCTGTTATGGACGGTTTTGAAGCAACTGCTGCCATTCGAAAAGACGATTATACTATTCCGATTATTGCTCTAACAGCGTCTGCCACTTCACATGAGAAGGAAAAAGCAAAAACAGCTGGTGTTAACGACTATATTACCAAACCTTTTGACCCTAAACATTTACTAAGAGTTATTCAAAAATACACCCTTCTAGCAGAGTAA